A part of Nitrososphaerota archaeon genomic DNA contains:
- the larA gene encoding nickel-dependent lactate racemase, whose product MEKMKISIPYGLSIKEFEIEKERILNYIQHPLQKYPKYNEEENEIENALLNPINCERIKKFCNENSKIVILIDDQTRPTPAYKVVPFILKELKEANVKNENVSFIIARGTHRKPSRKEIIEKIGKDIFEKYIVKIHDCDKNIAYLGKTSRGTPIWINEEVLNADFRISIGSVVSHPLAGYGGGAKIITPGVSGRETINYNHSLVNELNVNVGITDGNPIREDMEEIARKAKLDFSINLILNERRDIIKAFCGDFIKSHRECVKEYEKIYGVKISEQADILILGSCPRDATFGHATFALYSAIPLVKEKGTIILVAPCFDGPGNRLERLAFKELAYIEPEELMKQIKEGIVEASGGAFDYCYSKVLKRNRIILVSDNYKKNEAEELGVNYANSIEEALEDAFEYHGKDARVTIAPYGGMTIVLQK is encoded by the coding sequence ATGGAGAAGATGAAAATTTCAATTCCTTATGGATTATCTATAAAAGAATTTGAAATTGAAAAAGAGAGAATTTTAAATTATATACAACATCCTTTACAAAAATATCCAAAATATAATGAAGAAGAAAATGAAATCGAGAATGCTCTTTTAAATCCTATAAATTGTGAAAGAATTAAAAAATTTTGTAATGAAAATTCTAAAATTGTTATATTAATTGATGATCAAACAAGACCAACTCCAGCTTATAAAGTTGTTCCATTTATTTTAAAAGAATTAAAAGAAGCAAATGTGAAAAATGAAAATGTATCTTTTATTATTGCTAGAGGAACACATAGAAAACCTTCTAGAAAAGAAATTATTGAAAAAATTGGAAAAGATATTTTTGAAAAATATATCGTGAAAATACATGATTGTGATAAAAATATTGCTTACCTTGGAAAAACTTCTAGAGGTACACCAATATGGATTAATGAAGAAGTTTTGAATGCTGATTTTAGAATTTCTATTGGAAGTGTAGTTTCTCATCCTCTTGCAGGTTATGGTGGAGGAGCAAAGATTATTACTCCAGGAGTTTCAGGAAGAGAAACGATTAATTATAATCATAGTTTAGTAAATGAGCTAAATGTTAATGTAGGAATTACTGATGGAAATCCTATAAGAGAAGATATGGAAGAAATTGCAAGAAAAGCAAAATTGGATTTTAGTATAAATCTTATTTTGAATGAAAGAAGAGATATAATTAAAGCATTTTGTGGAGATTTTATAAAATCTCATAGAGAATGCGTTAAAGAATATGAAAAAATTTATGGTGTAAAAATTAGTGAGCAGGCTGATATTTTAATACTTGGATCATGTCCAAGAGATGCAACTTTTGGTCATGCAACATTCGCATTATATTCTGCTATTCCATTAGTAAAAGAAAAAGGAACAATAATTTTAGTAGCACCTTGTTTTGATGGTCCTGGAAATCGTTTAGAAAGGCTTGCTTTTAAAGAATTAGCATATATAGAGCCAGAAGAACTTATGAAGCAAATAAAAGAAGGGATAGTAGAAGCTTCTGGAGGAGCATTTGATTATTGCTATTCTAAAGTTTTGAAAAGGAATAGGATTATTTTAGTTTCAGACAATTATAAAAAGAATGAAGCTGAAGAACTTGGTGTGAATTATGCAAATTCAATAGAAGAAGCATTGGAAGATGCTTTTGAATATCATGGAAAAGATGCAAGGGTTACAATAGCACCATATGGTGGAATGACAATTGTTTTACAAAAATAG
- a CDS encoding NosD domain-containing protein, with translation MKHLKVVIGILICILIIAFVPICLQVQASKTIYVPDNFPTIQDAINNAIPGTTIIVRDGTYRENIIIEEKNDLVIKSEHGPKYTIICNTKEISEENIIEIIACKNIVFQGFTLINDKDSIAYGMEIMSNNVHIKSNIIKGPNINIAIILDNCHGIKIENNTLRETFHGIRMDRSDYCTISDNLIIGMDWHGIHLRHNNHDITISHNIISSCLKDGINLESGSYVEIFLNSITGCQVGIRVNSPGNSIYLNNFVANDQHIAIEKANTIWNSEPLDYIYDKKKYHGCLGNFWDDYKGSDQNHDGVGDIPYKISEEQIDRYPLMELIKFYTIITAIETTITTSIVSPTQTITSLTLTTLTTYTSPSYTAITTSEISTSSIGMIILIIIIIIILIAIVLLLIFLKRIKKEKRSNNT, from the coding sequence TTGAAGCATTTGAAAGTTGTTATAGGCATACTTATTTGTATATTAATAATAGCATTTGTTCCGATTTGCTTACAAGTACAAGCAAGCAAAACAATTTATGTTCCAGATAATTTTCCAACAATACAAGATGCTATAAATAATGCGATTCCTGGAACAACAATAATCGTAAGAGATGGAACCTATAGAGAGAATATTATCATTGAAGAGAAAAATGATTTAGTTATAAAATCTGAGCATGGACCAAAATATACAATAATATGTAATACTAAAGAAATCAGTGAAGAGAATATTATTGAAATCATTGCTTGTAAAAATATAGTATTCCAAGGTTTCACATTAATCAATGATAAAGATTCTATTGCTTATGGAATGGAAATAATGTCAAACAATGTTCACATTAAATCAAACATAATAAAAGGTCCAAATATTAATATTGCAATAATTTTAGATAACTGTCATGGCATAAAAATAGAAAATAATACTTTAAGAGAAACTTTTCATGGAATAAGAATGGACCGTTCAGATTATTGTACAATTTCAGATAACCTTATAATTGGTATGGATTGGCATGGAATACATCTTAGGCATAATAATCATGATATAACTATAAGTCATAATATTATTTCATCATGTCTTAAAGATGGTATTAATTTAGAAAGTGGTTCATATGTTGAGATTTTCTTAAATAGTATAACAGGTTGCCAAGTAGGCATTAGAGTCAATTCTCCAGGAAACTCAATATACTTAAACAATTTTGTAGCAAATGATCAACATATAGCAATTGAAAAAGCAAATACAATCTGGAATTCTGAACCTTTAGATTATATTTATGACAAAAAGAAATATCATGGCTGCTTAGGAAACTTTTGGGATGATTACAAAGGTTCAGATCAAAATCATGATGGAGTAGGTGATATTCCATACAAAATTTCTGAGGAACAAATTGATAGATATCCTCTAATGGAATTAATTAAATTCTATACAATAATAACAGCTATAGAAACAACAATTACAACGTCTATTGTTTCACCTACTCAAACTATAACTTCATTAACATTAACAACATTAACTACTTACACTTCTCCATCTTATACTGCTATCACTACGTCTGAAATTTCAACATCATCAATTGGTATGATTATTCTAATTATTATAATAATCATAATATTAATAGCTATAGTTTTACTCTTAATATTTCTTAAACGTATTAAGAAGGAAAAACGTTCCAATAATACTTAA
- a CDS encoding PIN domain-containing protein, whose protein sequence is MIVVDSYAWVEYFLGSEKGTKVEKYIESGEAVTPSIVLAEIARKYLREGIDEREVRKRLDFIVAKSTIIEMDVNLSIEAGKAYLELLEKVRAEKLKAPSLTDGIILATSRILKAKIITGDEHFRSLSEVIFME, encoded by the coding sequence TTGATAGTAGTAGATAGCTATGCTTGGGTAGAGTATTTTCTTGGTAGCGAGAAAGGAACAAAAGTAGAAAAATACATAGAATCTGGAGAGGCAGTCACTCCTTCTATAGTTCTTGCTGAAATTGCAAGAAAATATTTACGTGAGGGTATAGATGAGAGAGAAGTTCGAAAGAGATTGGATTTTATTGTAGCAAAGAGTACTATTATTGAGATGGATGTCAATTTAAGTATAGAAGCTGGGAAAGCATACTTGGAACTTCTCGAAAAAGTTAGGGCTGAGAAACTGAAGGCTCCAAGTTTAACAGATGGAATAATATTAGCTACAAGTAGAATTCTTAAGGCTAAAATAATAACAGGAGATGAGCACTTTAGGAGCTTAAGTGAAGTCATATTTATGGAATAG
- a CDS encoding VapB-type antitoxin, whose protein sequence is MRGNISTIQLKKKNLKMLEILKKRMGAKSYDEVIEKLIEEKLDLPSKMFGIDKGKISSFKEEDRMEDRV, encoded by the coding sequence ATGAGGGGTAATATCTCAACAATACAATTAAAGAAGAAAAATCTAAAAATGTTAGAAATTCTGAAGAAAAGAATGGGAGCTAAAAGTTATGATGAAGTTATTGAGAAGCTTATAGAAGAGAAGCTAGATTTGCCAAGCAAAATGTTTGGTATTGATAAAGGAAAGATTTCAAGCTTTAAAGAAGAAGATAGAATGGAGGACAGAGTTTGA